One Paenibacillus riograndensis SBR5 DNA segment encodes these proteins:
- the fdhF gene encoding formate dehydrogenase subunit alpha, translated as MENKVLTVCPYCGSGCQLYLLVENGQVVGAEPADGRTNEGNLCLKGHYGWDFLNDPQLLTSRLRKPMIRKEGVLQEVSWEEAIGFTAEKLNAIKEKYGPDAIMGTGSARGPGNEANYVMQKFMRAVIGTNNIDHCARVCHGPSVAGLTYSLGDGAMSNSIPEIENTDLLLIFGYNAAVTHPIVARRIVKAKQKGAVLIVADPRKTESARIADTWLPLKGGTNMALVNAFGHVLIEEELYDKDYVSNFVQGFDEYKANVEKYTPEYAERITGVRAADIRKVMRQYAKSGKAMILYGMGVCQFAQAVDVVKGLASLALLTGHFGRESVGIGPVRGQNNVQGSCDMGALPNVYPGYQSVEDAKIRKKFEKAWGTSLPDKTGYRLTEVPHLILKENKIKAYYIFGEDPVQSDPNAAELREALDQLELVIVQDIFMNKTALHADVILPATSWGEHDGVYSSADRGFQRIRKAIDPPGDVKPDWQIISEVSTAMGYPMAYKNSEEIWDEMRKLCPSFAGASYSKMEALGGVQWPCPSEDHPGTPYLYQGNRFTTPSGKGQLFACEWRAPLEQPDAEYPLTLSTVREVGHYSVRTMTGNCRALSQLSDEPGNIQISLEDAAEHGIADGQLVQVYSRRGHIMARAQVSGRIKKGATYMTYHFWIGACNELTVDYLDPVSKTPEFKYCAVRIEAISDQAQAEALVRKQYAELRKQMLVGAVPE; from the coding sequence ATGGAAAATAAAGTATTGACTGTATGCCCTTATTGCGGCAGCGGCTGCCAGCTGTATTTGCTGGTCGAGAATGGACAGGTCGTAGGCGCAGAGCCTGCAGATGGCCGGACGAACGAGGGGAATCTTTGTCTGAAAGGCCATTACGGCTGGGATTTCCTGAATGATCCGCAGCTGCTGACCTCCCGCCTCCGCAAGCCTATGATCCGCAAGGAAGGTGTGCTGCAAGAGGTGTCGTGGGAAGAGGCGATAGGATTTACTGCGGAGAAGCTGAACGCGATCAAGGAGAAATACGGGCCGGATGCGATTATGGGCACGGGTTCGGCCAGAGGGCCGGGCAATGAGGCCAATTATGTCATGCAAAAGTTCATGCGGGCGGTTATCGGAACGAATAACATCGACCACTGTGCGCGGGTCTGTCACGGTCCGTCTGTTGCGGGATTGACATATTCGCTGGGAGATGGAGCGATGTCCAATTCGATTCCGGAAATTGAAAACACCGATCTGCTGCTGATCTTTGGCTACAATGCTGCCGTTACCCACCCGATTGTGGCCAGAAGAATTGTAAAAGCGAAACAGAAGGGGGCGGTGCTGATCGTCGCGGACCCCCGGAAGACCGAATCGGCGCGGATTGCCGACACCTGGCTGCCGCTGAAGGGCGGGACGAACATGGCGCTGGTGAACGCTTTTGGCCATGTGCTTATTGAAGAGGAGCTGTATGACAAGGATTATGTCTCCAATTTCGTTCAGGGTTTTGATGAATACAAGGCGAATGTGGAGAAATATACCCCTGAATATGCAGAGCGTATAACCGGTGTGCGGGCGGCAGACATCCGCAAGGTGATGCGCCAATATGCCAAATCCGGCAAAGCGATGATTCTCTACGGCATGGGGGTATGCCAGTTTGCGCAGGCCGTGGATGTGGTCAAGGGATTGGCTTCACTTGCGCTTCTGACCGGTCATTTCGGCAGAGAAAGTGTCGGGATCGGTCCGGTACGCGGACAAAATAATGTGCAGGGCTCCTGCGATATGGGCGCGCTGCCTAACGTCTATCCCGGCTACCAGTCTGTGGAGGATGCCAAAATCCGCAAGAAATTCGAAAAAGCCTGGGGCACATCCCTCCCCGATAAGACAGGATACCGGCTGACGGAGGTGCCGCATCTCATCCTGAAGGAGAACAAAATCAAGGCTTACTATATCTTCGGTGAAGATCCGGTGCAGAGCGACCCGAATGCCGCCGAGCTGCGGGAGGCGCTGGATCAGCTGGAGCTGGTGATTGTCCAGGATATCTTCATGAACAAAACGGCGCTGCACGCCGATGTGATTCTGCCAGCCACCTCCTGGGGTGAGCATGACGGCGTCTATTCTTCGGCCGACCGGGGTTTCCAGCGCATTCGCAAAGCGATCGATCCGCCCGGCGATGTGAAGCCGGACTGGCAGATCATCAGTGAAGTGTCTACAGCCATGGGTTACCCGATGGCATATAAGAATTCCGAGGAAATCTGGGATGAGATGCGGAAGCTGTGTCCAAGCTTCGCCGGAGCCAGCTACAGCAAGATGGAAGCACTTGGAGGGGTTCAGTGGCCCTGTCCTTCCGAGGATCATCCGGGGACCCCTTATCTGTACCAAGGGAACCGGTTTACCACGCCAAGCGGCAAAGGACAGCTGTTCGCCTGTGAATGGAGAGCGCCGCTAGAGCAGCCGGATGCCGAATATCCTTTGACGCTCTCCACGGTCCGGGAGGTCGGGCATTATTCCGTGCGCACGATGACCGGCAATTGCCGGGCGCTCAGCCAGCTGTCCGATGAACCGGGGAACATCCAGATCAGTCTGGAGGATGCGGCGGAGCATGGCATTGCGGACGGCCAATTGGTGCAGGTCTATTCCCGGCGGGGGCACATCATGGCCAGGGCGCAGGTCAGCGGCCGGATCAAAAAAGGGGCAACTTACATGACCTATCATTTCTGGATCGGGGCCTGCAATGAGCTGACGGTTGATTATCTGGACCCTGTCTCCAAAACACCGGAATTTAAATACTGTGCGGTCCGGATTGAAGCGATATCCGACCAGGCACAGGCCGAAGCTTTGGTCCGCAAACAATACGCGGAGCTGCGAAAGCAGATGCTGGTGGGGGCGGTTCCGGAATGA
- a CDS encoding Na-translocating system protein MpsC family protein → MSEADFEYQEKIRRLAVKIVKHYRGKGPENVKVKLDNESQITIEIRGILSSLSEILLKEGAADLVAEYWKVLKPYLERGFMEELIETVGCRFSYSWRLCDQYHEGRSVIIQLNKSV, encoded by the coding sequence ATGTCTGAGGCTGATTTTGAATACCAGGAGAAGATTAGAAGACTTGCCGTGAAGATTGTGAAGCATTACCGGGGGAAAGGGCCGGAGAATGTGAAGGTGAAGCTGGATAATGAGTCGCAGATCACTATTGAAATCAGGGGGATTCTCTCCAGTCTGTCGGAAATTCTGCTGAAGGAGGGCGCGGCTGATCTCGTTGCGGAGTACTGGAAGGTGCTGAAGCCTTATTTGGAGCGCGGTTTTATGGAGGAACTGATAGAGACGGTAGGCTGCAGGTTTTCATATTCTTGGAGACTTTGTGATCAGTATCATGAAGGCCGGAGCGTCATCATACAACTTAATAAATCGGTTTGA
- the gnd gene encoding phosphogluconate dehydrogenase (NAD(+)-dependent, decarboxylating), producing the protein MKVGLIGLGKMGANLGRNLLDHGHEVVAFDVNREAVSELESKGAAGADSLAGLVSKLGVPRIAWIMVPHAFVDSVIEELAPLLSKGDIIIEAGNSQYKESIRRHGELAQQGIYFLDAGTSGGMEGARNGACYMVGGDEEAWAVAEPLFRDTAVQDGYLFAGKPGSGHFLKMVHNGIEYGMMAAIGEGFEVLEKSGFDYNFEQVARVWNNGSVIRSWLMELVERAFSKDAKLDEIKGVMHSSGEGRWTLETAFDLQAATPVIAMALLMRYRSLETDTFTGKVVAALRNEFGGHAVETKD; encoded by the coding sequence ATGAAAGTCGGATTGATCGGATTAGGAAAAATGGGCGCCAATCTGGGCCGGAATCTGCTGGACCATGGACACGAGGTGGTTGCGTTTGATGTAAACCGGGAGGCGGTTTCGGAGCTTGAGTCCAAAGGTGCGGCTGGAGCAGACAGTCTGGCCGGACTGGTCTCCAAGCTGGGAGTGCCGCGGATTGCCTGGATTATGGTGCCGCATGCTTTTGTCGATTCCGTTATTGAAGAACTGGCCCCGCTCTTATCCAAGGGAGATATTATTATAGAGGCCGGAAATTCCCAGTACAAAGAATCCATCCGCCGTCACGGAGAGCTTGCGCAGCAGGGAATCTACTTCCTGGATGCAGGAACCTCCGGAGGGATGGAAGGCGCGCGCAATGGAGCATGCTACATGGTCGGTGGCGATGAGGAAGCCTGGGCCGTTGCAGAACCGCTTTTCAGGGACACTGCTGTCCAGGACGGATATTTGTTTGCCGGCAAGCCGGGCAGCGGACATTTTCTGAAAATGGTCCATAACGGGATAGAATACGGAATGATGGCTGCCATCGGAGAGGGCTTTGAGGTGCTGGAGAAAAGTGGGTTCGATTATAATTTCGAACAAGTGGCACGGGTATGGAACAACGGTTCCGTCATCCGCTCGTGGCTGATGGAACTGGTGGAGCGCGCCTTTTCCAAGGATGCCAAGCTGGATGAGATAAAAGGGGTTATGCACTCGTCCGGGGAAGGCCGGTGGACGCTGGAAACTGCGTTTGATCTGCAGGCTGCCACCCCTGTCATCGCCATGGCGCTCCTGATGCGCTACCGGTCGCTGGAGACGGACACCTTCACCGGCAAAGTCGTTGCAGCTCTGCGCAATGAGTTCGGCGGCCATGCCGTGGAAACGAAGGATTAA
- the zwf gene encoding glucose-6-phosphate dehydrogenase, with protein MESSTFVLFGATGDLAKRKIFPALYNLFADGKLSGPLFVIGLGRRTLTNESFQAGVLDSLHAFSRRKVEDSPELQRFLKSFEYSVLDVGHPEDYRKLLGHVQRREEELGLPQNRMFYLSVGPEFFGEIAANINASGLGDTRGWKRLIIEKPFGTDLESARVLNDSLNAAFTEEEIFRIDHFLGKPMVQNLEVLKYSNPVLRALWQNRYIANVQITASETVGVEERAGYYDKAGALRDMFQNHMLQLVMMMAMQLPKGSTPEDVRSKKRHVIQSVRPLLRENLAQNVIRGQYAAGEIKGRPVDAYTSEPGIGPSSQNETYIAARLFIDDPLWDEVPFYIRTGKRMKEKSTRIVIEFKEPFNDLHNLNRLNLDPNLLIIDIGPEEGISLQLNTKNPRQHGQLEPVSIRHDSANPELPEAYENLIYDALLGDATFFAHWDEVELSWQWVQPIIEATAGGTLPLHLYPAGSNGPAAADELLGDAHWWLDEPTSDAHNKITAVHAADSEAVRPGA; from the coding sequence GTGGAATCATCAACATTTGTACTTTTTGGGGCAACCGGGGATTTGGCGAAGCGGAAGATTTTCCCTGCCTTATATAACTTGTTTGCCGATGGCAAGCTTTCCGGTCCTCTCTTTGTGATAGGTCTGGGCAGAAGAACGCTGACTAATGAATCGTTTCAGGCAGGTGTACTGGATTCACTCCACGCCTTTTCCCGGCGGAAGGTAGAGGATTCCCCGGAGCTGCAACGTTTTCTTAAGTCTTTTGAATACAGTGTGCTGGATGTGGGCCACCCTGAGGATTATAGGAAGCTGCTGGGGCATGTTCAGCGGCGTGAAGAGGAGCTTGGCCTTCCGCAGAACCGGATGTTCTATCTGTCGGTCGGACCGGAATTTTTCGGTGAAATTGCCGCAAATATCAATGCCAGCGGACTCGGGGACACCCGGGGCTGGAAACGTCTGATTATTGAAAAGCCGTTCGGGACCGATCTGGAATCGGCGCGGGTGCTGAATGACAGCCTGAACGCAGCTTTTACAGAAGAAGAGATTTTCCGTATCGACCACTTTCTGGGCAAGCCCATGGTGCAGAACCTTGAGGTGCTGAAATATTCCAATCCTGTCCTGAGAGCCTTGTGGCAGAACCGCTATATCGCCAATGTGCAGATTACGGCCAGTGAGACAGTCGGTGTGGAAGAACGGGCCGGTTATTATGACAAGGCCGGGGCACTCCGCGACATGTTCCAGAATCATATGCTTCAGCTCGTAATGATGATGGCCATGCAGCTTCCGAAGGGAAGCACTCCAGAGGATGTCCGCAGCAAAAAACGGCATGTTATCCAGTCGGTCCGTCCGCTGCTGCGGGAGAATCTGGCGCAGAATGTGATTCGCGGCCAATATGCAGCCGGAGAGATCAAAGGCCGTCCCGTGGACGCCTATACCTCCGAGCCGGGAATCGGTCCGTCTTCGCAAAACGAGACATATATCGCCGCCCGCCTGTTTATCGATGACCCGCTCTGGGATGAAGTGCCTTTCTACATCCGTACCGGCAAACGTATGAAAGAGAAGTCGACACGGATCGTTATAGAGTTCAAAGAACCGTTTAATGACTTGCATAACCTGAACAGACTGAATCTCGATCCGAATCTGCTGATTATCGACATCGGTCCGGAAGAAGGGATATCGCTGCAGCTCAATACCAAAAATCCGCGCCAGCACGGGCAGCTTGAACCCGTAAGCATCAGACATGATTCGGCCAATCCGGAGCTGCCGGAAGCCTATGAAAACCTTATTTATGATGCGCTGCTGGGCGATGCCACTTTTTTTGCCCACTGGGATGAAGTGGAATTATCCTGGCAGTGGGTTCAACCGATTATCGAGGCAACGGCTGGCGGCACGCTTCCGCTGCATTTGTATCCTGCAGGCTCCAACGGTCCGGCGGCTGCGGATGAATTGCTGGGCGATGCCCACTGGTGGCTGGATGAACCAACGTCTGATGCACACAATAAGATTACTGCCGTTCATGCTGCGGATTCGGAAGCTGTACGTCCGGGAGCATGA
- a CDS encoding winged helix-turn-helix transcriptional regulator, which yields MIEDVKSLLAGAEHVHQIIGKKWVSLIIHVLNDGPKRFSELNTMIPDLSKRMLNERLKELEEYGLLIRVVIPDRPVRTEYSLTAKGQELGEALGHVEAWALKWL from the coding sequence ATGATAGAGGATGTCAAATCACTGCTCGCGGGTGCAGAGCATGTCCATCAGATTATCGGGAAAAAGTGGGTCAGTCTCATCATTCATGTACTTAATGACGGACCGAAACGCTTCAGTGAGCTGAATACGATGATTCCGGATTTGAGCAAACGTATGCTGAACGAACGCCTGAAGGAGCTGGAGGAATACGGCTTGCTGATTCGCGTGGTGATCCCTGACCGGCCGGTGCGGACCGAATATTCTTTGACGGCCAAAGGCCAGGAGCTGGGCGAGGCGCTGGGCCATGTGGAAGCCTGGGCATTAAAATGGCTGTAA
- a CDS encoding glycoside hydrolase family 43 protein: protein MAPTIVNPVLKGFHPDPSFLRVGDDYYIATSTFEWFPGVEIHHSRDLVHWRPLTRVLTESSQVDLRGNSSSGSIWAPALSYDNGIYYLLFTDVKSRKSAYKDLHNYLITAADILGPWSDPVRLNGSGFDPFLFHDADGTQWLLNMRWDFRKQHSNFSGIIMQQYDPKSRSLTGPVHELYKGTPAGVTEGPQLYQRNGYYYLLVAEGGTGINHMVTLARSRSRTGPYETDPDYPVMTTAHDLAFAFQQAGHGSLVETQSGEWYMAHLCTRPIPGTGTMNPLGRETAIQRVVWTDDGWLRLAHGGKLPALAVEGPDLEPHPFPEWPERDDFDYDTLGYPYQSLRVPFDPSWVSLTERPGFLRLRGRESLASLHDQSLIGRPIQHFACTVSTCLEFEPDTFLQMAGLVLYYDDSDYYYLRVTADEIRGVSLGVVMCRAGKYDEITSMQISVKAWDRYYLKAAIDGRDIMFYASPDGEIWTAMCTPLDFGTLSDEYGGKLGFTGAYAGICVQDLDQQAKKAYFDYFEYRAD from the coding sequence ATGGCTCCAACCATCGTTAATCCAGTCCTGAAGGGCTTTCATCCAGATCCGTCCTTCCTCCGTGTAGGGGATGATTACTATATCGCCACCTCCACCTTCGAGTGGTTCCCTGGAGTGGAAATCCACCATTCCCGCGATTTGGTGCATTGGCGCCCGCTTACCCGTGTCCTGACCGAGTCTTCGCAGGTGGATCTGCGCGGCAATTCAAGCTCCGGCTCGATCTGGGCGCCGGCGCTATCATACGATAACGGAATCTATTATTTGCTCTTTACCGATGTGAAGTCACGCAAAAGTGCCTACAAGGATCTCCATAACTATCTCATCACCGCTGCAGATATCCTGGGACCCTGGAGCGATCCGGTACGGCTGAACGGCAGCGGCTTCGATCCCTTCCTGTTCCATGATGCCGACGGTACCCAATGGCTGCTGAATATGCGCTGGGATTTCCGCAAACAGCACAGTAATTTCTCCGGTATAATCATGCAGCAGTATGATCCTAAGAGCCGCAGCTTGACCGGACCTGTCCATGAGCTGTACAAAGGGACGCCTGCCGGCGTAACGGAAGGGCCGCAGCTCTACCAGAGAAACGGCTATTATTACCTGCTGGTCGCAGAGGGCGGGACGGGCATCAATCACATGGTTACGCTCGCCCGCAGCCGCAGCCGGACCGGCCCTTATGAGACCGATCCGGATTACCCGGTGATGACCACTGCGCACGATCTGGCCTTTGCCTTCCAGCAGGCAGGTCATGGCTCTCTGGTGGAGACTCAATCCGGCGAGTGGTACATGGCCCATCTGTGCACGCGTCCCATCCCGGGAACCGGAACGATGAATCCGCTGGGCCGGGAAACAGCCATCCAGCGCGTGGTCTGGACGGACGACGGCTGGCTGCGCCTGGCCCATGGCGGCAAGCTGCCCGCGCTGGCGGTAGAAGGACCGGACCTGGAACCCCATCCATTCCCGGAATGGCCTGAGCGGGATGACTTCGATTACGATACGCTGGGTTATCCTTACCAGAGTCTGCGGGTGCCGTTTGATCCCTCCTGGGTCAGCCTGACTGAGAGGCCCGGGTTTCTGCGCCTGCGGGGCAGGGAATCGCTGGCCTCGCTGCATGACCAGAGTCTTATAGGGCGTCCGATTCAGCATTTTGCCTGCACGGTGTCCACCTGTCTGGAGTTCGAACCGGATACCTTCCTGCAAATGGCCGGGCTGGTCCTTTATTATGACGACAGTGATTACTACTACCTGCGGGTGACCGCTGACGAGATCAGAGGGGTAAGCCTTGGCGTTGTAATGTGCAGAGCAGGGAAATACGATGAGATCACTTCAATGCAAATTTCAGTGAAGGCCTGGGACCGCTACTACCTGAAGGCAGCAATTGATGGCCGGGACATCATGTTCTACGCTTCACCGGATGGAGAAATCTGGACCGCCATGTGCACACCGCTTGATTTTGGCACGCTGTCCGATGAATACGGGGGCAAGCTGGGCTTTACCGGTGCCTATGCCGGCATCTGCGTCCAGGATCTGGATCAGCAGGCAAAAAAGGCGTATTTTGATTATTTCGAGTACAGGGCGGACTGA
- a CDS encoding AraC family transcriptional regulator: MKQLFEPVIFTDRKSLIWDYQIYTDDHYKGYYHWHQCCEVMYVHSGQGNVVVNQQMYDIRSGMLFFFQPYQLHRIYSEVSRECPFVRTIFYIDPHTAENLLSGFAKRKAIFSALWQGRNTYCGFDLSSSAGAVDWIYKNYNLCRNSTMEEDSEDITIMLLQLLSCLGTGENSLIQPEERRNLRYSEQIMSWIEEHYQEEVNLEQLAAETHLSKSYVSRVFHQETGGRLVDYLTARRIKQACRLLSTTDMPVEQIGIAVGFPNASYFNQLFKRVLGTTPLKYRKNN; encoded by the coding sequence ATGAAACAGCTGTTCGAACCTGTCATTTTTACGGACCGCAAGTCGCTGATTTGGGACTATCAAATATATACCGACGATCATTACAAAGGCTACTACCATTGGCACCAGTGCTGTGAGGTCATGTATGTTCACAGCGGCCAGGGCAACGTTGTCGTGAACCAGCAGATGTACGATATCCGCTCCGGCATGCTGTTCTTTTTCCAGCCCTACCAGCTGCACCGGATTTATTCCGAGGTCTCCCGCGAGTGTCCTTTTGTGCGTACGATTTTTTATATCGATCCGCACACCGCCGAGAATCTGCTGTCGGGCTTTGCCAAACGCAAGGCCATCTTCTCCGCGCTCTGGCAGGGCCGGAATACCTATTGCGGATTTGATTTGAGCAGCAGCGCCGGAGCGGTGGATTGGATCTATAAGAATTACAACCTGTGCCGCAACAGCACCATGGAGGAAGACAGCGAAGATATTACGATAATGCTCCTTCAGCTGCTGAGCTGTCTCGGAACCGGAGAGAATTCCCTCATTCAACCGGAGGAACGGCGAAACCTCCGCTATTCCGAGCAGATTATGAGCTGGATCGAGGAACACTATCAGGAAGAAGTTAATCTGGAGCAGCTTGCCGCCGAGACCCATTTGTCCAAGTCCTATGTCTCCAGAGTCTTTCATCAGGAAACGGGCGGACGCCTGGTGGACTACCTTACAGCCCGGCGCATCAAACAGGCTTGCCGTCTGCTTAGCACAACCGACATGCCGGTCGAACAGATCGGCATCGCCGTCGGTTTTCCGAACGCCTCCTACTTCAACCAGCTCTTCAAAAGAGTCCTCGGAACCACACCCCTGAAGTACAGAAAAAACAATTAA
- a CDS encoding glycosyl hydrolase family 28 protein produces MNQLQVYEAPNHIPGREDYQVKVRTAGGGWQPLFVYEVKVDMHEVRPASMALFDMEGEAEVEIICLYTEIENVNISPASRSVECSHDRHKISFRLNGPQKLSVEINGGRFRNLHLFANPMEVGAPQPDGAGVHLVQPGIHRSPDLLALMKRTEDQGTGLPQTLYFAPGTHYIEETVFAVPSGTVIYLAGGAAFVGSLSCDRVEDVEIRGRGVVYLAEFHRFSAFRGVRIVFSRRIRVEGITVIDPPHYSIFIGQSTDIAVTNFKSFSTRGWSDGIDIMSSSEVAIRDVFMRNSDDCIAIYGSRWDYFGDSRNISVRDSVLWADVAHPLMIGTHGDYRRGGDIIENIVYENIDILEHHEPQENYWGALAINAGDGNTVRNVLYSNIRVERIEQGQLFDLRVVMNKDYNPEPGKGIEKVTFRNVSFNGGGVHPSRIYGYDEDRGVNGVEFINLQIGGEWVENTRTDLILLNAYAHNVVFKRE; encoded by the coding sequence ATGAATCAGCTGCAGGTGTATGAGGCCCCGAATCACATTCCGGGCCGGGAGGATTACCAGGTTAAGGTGAGAACAGCGGGAGGCGGATGGCAGCCGCTTTTTGTGTATGAGGTTAAAGTAGACATGCATGAGGTGCGTCCGGCATCGATGGCCTTATTTGATATGGAGGGCGAAGCAGAGGTTGAAATCATCTGTCTCTATACGGAGATTGAAAATGTAAATATTTCACCCGCCTCACGCTCAGTAGAATGCAGTCATGACAGACACAAAATCAGCTTCAGGCTGAACGGGCCGCAAAAGCTTTCGGTGGAGATTAACGGCGGCCGATTCCGGAATCTGCACCTTTTTGCCAATCCCATGGAGGTTGGGGCACCACAGCCGGATGGGGCGGGTGTCCATCTGGTTCAGCCGGGCATCCACCGTTCTCCGGATCTCCTCGCATTAATGAAGCGGACTGAAGACCAGGGGACCGGACTGCCGCAAACGCTCTATTTTGCCCCCGGAACCCATTATATAGAAGAAACCGTATTTGCAGTTCCGTCCGGAACAGTCATCTATTTGGCTGGCGGTGCGGCATTTGTCGGCTCTTTGTCCTGCGATCGGGTGGAGGATGTTGAAATTCGGGGCCGGGGTGTGGTGTATTTGGCAGAGTTCCACCGGTTTTCTGCTTTTCGCGGGGTAAGAATTGTTTTCTCGCGCCGGATCAGGGTTGAAGGCATTACGGTGATCGATCCGCCGCATTACAGCATTTTTATAGGCCAGTCTACGGATATTGCCGTCACGAATTTCAAGTCTTTCAGCACACGGGGCTGGAGTGACGGCATAGACATCATGTCCAGCAGTGAGGTTGCAATCCGGGATGTGTTCATGCGCAATTCGGATGACTGCATCGCCATTTACGGCTCCAGATGGGATTACTTTGGGGACAGCCGCAATATCAGCGTACGTGATTCGGTTCTTTGGGCGGATGTGGCCCACCCGCTAATGATAGGCACACACGGCGATTACCGGCGGGGCGGAGACATCATTGAAAATATCGTATACGAAAACATTGACATTCTGGAGCACCATGAGCCGCAGGAAAACTATTGGGGAGCGCTGGCCATTAATGCGGGCGACGGCAATACGGTACGGAACGTGCTGTACAGCAACATCCGGGTTGAACGGATCGAGCAGGGTCAGCTGTTTGATCTGCGCGTGGTGATGAATAAGGATTACAACCCTGAACCGGGTAAGGGGATCGAAAAAGTGACCTTTCGCAATGTCAGCTTTAACGGGGGCGGAGTCCATCCTTCGCGGATTTACGGGTACGATGAAGACCGGGGCGTGAACGGGGTGGAATTCATCAACCTGCAGATCGGTGGGGAATGGGTAGAAAATACGCGCACAGACCTCATCCTGTTGAATGCCTATGCGCACAATGTAGTGTTCAAACGGGAATAA
- a CDS encoding glycoside hydrolase family 88 protein, translating to MSTAYWQEIMDKLDTKVTRMAEQIGGKCPHYAGADGKYDDMASDWWTTGFWPGLLWIMHDMTGKELYKEAAWHWDATLEEWFVKPTVELHHDVGFQFLPTAVIKHTLTGDEDGLRRGIEAANFLAARYNPAGKFIRAWNEDKYGWVIIDCMLNISLLFWASKVTGDPRYKHIAVSHAETTMQYGIREDGSTKHILSFDAETGAYIENFGGQGYSPESCWSRGAAWGLYGFFNTYRHTGDERFLNTAKRIAHYFIAALPDDQVPYWDFRTGDDGRKYKDSSAAAIAASGLLELADVVPPGEKSLYANAAARILRSLTDNYATWDQPEHEAVLTKGTGSGDSFIEVSLIYADYYYIEAVAKLNGWKHRIF from the coding sequence ATGAGTACAGCCTATTGGCAGGAAATCATGGACAAACTGGATACAAAGGTAACACGCATGGCAGAGCAAATCGGCGGCAAATGTCCGCATTATGCCGGTGCAGACGGCAAATATGATGATATGGCTTCCGACTGGTGGACCACCGGCTTCTGGCCCGGCCTTCTCTGGATCATGCATGACATGACCGGAAAAGAACTATATAAAGAAGCGGCCTGGCATTGGGACGCCACTCTGGAGGAATGGTTCGTTAAACCGACGGTGGAGCTGCATCATGATGTGGGTTTTCAGTTTCTGCCTACAGCTGTCATCAAGCATACGCTGACAGGCGACGAGGACGGACTGCGCCGAGGGATTGAGGCCGCCAACTTCCTGGCCGCCCGCTATAATCCCGCAGGCAAATTCATCCGCGCCTGGAATGAAGACAAATATGGCTGGGTCATCATCGACTGCATGCTGAATATTTCGCTGCTCTTCTGGGCCAGCAAGGTTACCGGCGATCCGCGCTACAAGCATATTGCGGTCAGCCATGCGGAGACCACTATGCAGTACGGTATCCGTGAGGATGGCTCTACGAAGCATATCCTCTCCTTCGATGCCGAAACCGGCGCCTATATTGAGAACTTCGGCGGACAGGGTTATTCGCCGGAATCCTGCTGGAGCCGCGGAGCCGCTTGGGGCCTGTACGGATTCTTCAATACGTACCGTCATACGGGGGATGAACGTTTCTTGAATACCGCCAAGCGGATTGCCCATTACTTCATCGCTGCGCTGCCGGACGATCAGGTTCCCTATTGGGATTTCCGCACCGGAGATGACGGGCGCAAATACAAGGACAGCTCGGCGGCAGCTATCGCCGCTTCCGGCCTGCTGGAGCTTGCCGATGTTGTCCCGCCGGGCGAAAAAAGTCTGTACGCCAATGCCGCAGCACGCATCCTTCGCTCCCTGACTGATAATTATGCCACCTGGGATCAGCCGGAGCATGAAGCGGTCCTTACGAAAGGTACAGGCAGCGGGGACTCCTTCATCGAAGTCTCGCTGATTTACGCAGACTACTACTATATTGAAGCTGTCGCGAAGCTAAACGGATGGAAGCACCGGATCTTCTAG
- a CDS encoding DUF4180 domain-containing protein, translated as MKIESIQKEGQAYVLCRPDDQPLRTEQDVLDLISGCFEHNSYKLLLQEGTLSDEFYNLRTGLAGTTLQKLINYHVKAAAVIHTEEATQGRFKELLTELNKGEDFRVFGSETEALDWLLG; from the coding sequence ATGAAGATCGAATCGATTCAAAAAGAAGGGCAGGCCTATGTTCTCTGCCGCCCTGACGATCAGCCGCTGCGCACAGAGCAGGACGTGCTCGATCTAATCTCGGGGTGCTTTGAGCATAACAGCTATAAGCTGCTGCTTCAGGAAGGAACGCTCTCTGACGAATTTTATAATCTCAGAACAGGTCTGGCAGGCACAACCCTGCAGAAATTGATTAATTACCACGTCAAGGCTGCGGCTGTAATCCACACTGAAGAGGCCACTCAAGGCAGATTCAAAGAACTGCTGACCGAACTGAACAAAGGCGAGGACTTCCGGGTGTTCGGCAGCGAGACGGAGGCATTGGATTGGCTGCTAGGTTAG